The following nucleotide sequence is from Lacinutrix sp. Hel_I_90.
AAATACTGTTGCTTTTGATGACGAAGAAATCGTAGCAACGCGAAATGTGGTGTATTTTTTTTCAGAAAAGGGATACGGGAAGGCAAAGTGTAACACTAATTTTATAGAACGAAAACTTAAGGTTACTGCGACTACAAGAAATTATAAAACGATGATTAAGCTATTGGAGTTGTCTGAAACTAAGCTTTAATACAGTTCCAAGACATTTGTAAAGCATCTTCTATTTGCTCCTCATTCATAGGTAACTCTTCTTTAAATTTTAATCTTGCAGCAGAGATGACATTGCCAAAACTCATTTGCAAAACCAATCTTAAATTGGCATCCTTTATTTCTTTTTTTATAATTGCAGCGAGAAACAAATCTCTAATATTAGTGAAATGTTTAACGCTTTTTAATCTTATTTCAGCATTAATAATTGGAGGGACACCAACAAATTCCATAAACTTAAAAGCCATCGGGTTACCAATAAAGTAATTATAAAGGTTATGCCAAATAACAGCAAACTGTTCTTTAAAACCATCATTAGGCACATTCGCAATTAAAACAATCCCAAAATCCTGACAGATCATGATGTATATTTCTTCAATAATTTCTTCTTTATTCTTAAAG
It contains:
- a CDS encoding TetR/AcrR family transcriptional regulator, encoding MDKKKRIILTMLELVVEQGVHATPMSQVAKEAGVAVGTIYHYFKNKEEIIEEIYIMICQDFGIVLIANVPNDGFKEQFAVIWHNLYNYFIGNPMAFKFMEFVGVPPIINAEIRLKSVKHFTNIRDLFLAAIIKKEIKDANLRLVLQMSFGNVISAARLKFKEELPMNEEQIEDALQMSWNCIKA